CGAGCTGGAACTGCAGGCACTGCCCGAAGCCATCGCCAAGGTGCTCGCACAGCGGGCCGCACAGCAGGATGGACCGCACTGAACCCACGCGCCGCGGCAACAGGAGTTCGCATGAGAGATCAACTGCACGCCGTCATCCGCCGAATCATGCTGCGCGCCGCCGCGGCGCTGGCGATGGCCGGTGCGTGCAGCGCCTCGGCGAGGCAGGAGCCGCCGCCGGGCCCCCCTGCCCAGGCTCCGGCGTCTCCGCTCGACGCCGAAGCGATCGCCAGACTCCACGAGCAGGCGATCGAGAAGTACGAGAGCGGCGAGACGGAAGATGCGCTGGCGCTGTGGCTCGAGATCCTCCAGGCTGAGCCGCGCGACACCCAGGCGCTCTACAACAGCGCCTGCGCCGTCACCAAACTCGGCTACAAGGATGAGGCCTTTCAACTGCTCGACCGGGCGGTACAGTTCGGCTTTGTCAACTTCGAGCACCTCAAGCACGACGCCGACCTTGCGCCGCTGCGCGATGATCCGCGCTATGCAGCGCTGATCGATTCGGTCGAAAAACGCTATGGCGAGGCGGCTCAGTACATGGAGCAGTGGTCGCGGCAGGTGCTCGGCGCCGATGCGATTGTCGAGCGCGATGATGATCTGCGCCTCGTGCTGGCGACGAACCTGGACCGCGAGACGTTCGAGCACATGCGCAAGACGATCAGCGGGCAGTTCCGCATGCAGATCGACACGATCTTCGATGGCCCGCCGAACTCGTACGTACTCGTCATGGTCCCCACGCCCGAAAAGGCGGACGAGATGATCGGCTCGGTGCGCGTCGCCGGGTTCTACGACCACGACACGCGCCGGCTGGTGCTGCGCGACATCGGGCCTTCGCTGCGCCACGAACTCACGCACGTGCTGCACCACGCGCAGATGGACCGGCTCAGCCAGGATCACCCGATGTGGATCCAGGAGGGGCTCGCCTCCATGTTCGAGATGTACGACACCGACGAGAGCGGCCACTACCGCGTACTCGACAACACCCGCATCAACATCGCCATCAACCTCAAGCGGAGCGCTGCGCTCACGAAGTGGCGCGACTTCTTTGCGCAGGAAGATCGAAAGTTTAACCGCATCCGGGCCGGGGCGAAGTACGCCGAGGCGAGGGCGATCTTTCAGTACCTCGCTGAGCAGGGGCTGTTTGAGAAGTGGTACCGGCTCTACCTCTCGACGTGCAGCGAAGACCGCAGCGGCGCGCTCGCCTTCGAACGCCTCTTCGACAAACCGCTTGATGAGATCGAACTCGACTACCGGCTGTGGCTGGGCGGCAAGGAGAAGATTCCCGAAGAGGTGCGCTGGGGGCAGCCCTCGATCGGCGTGTGGCTGGCGGACCAGGCGGCCAACGACGGCGTGCTCGTACTCGATGTGAACCCCGGCGGAGCGGCGCTGCAGGCGGGCATCCGCGCCGGCGATGTGATCACCGCCATCAACCAGCGGCCGATGTACGCCGTCGAAGAAATCGTCGCCGACATCCTCAAGCGCGGCGACGGCGAAGAGGTCACGCTGCGCCTGCGCCGCGGGCGGGCGTACCGCGATGTGAAGGTGACGCTGCGGCCGATCCGCGAAGGCCGCGCCACGCGCGACCTGATCGAGCCGGGCCCGGCGGCGTAAGAGAAGTAAGTGGTGCGGCGCTTTCCCGGCTCGGAGAGGGGCTTTGAAGGTCTCCCCTTCCGGCGTCACCGCCCTACTCGAACTGATGCACCACCAACTGACTGATCGCGCACTCTTGCTGGACCACGGCCTGGAAGAGGATGGACCTGTTCTGCGCGATCAATGGGACGGTTCGGGTGATGGTGGCGGTCCCGTTGCCGTCGGCGATGGCAGTGCCGATGAGCGTCGGACTCTCAAGTTGGAGGGCGTTCTGCTGGATGGTGCAGCCCGGGATGACGGCGCCGCCGCCGTGGATGGAGTAGTAGAAGCCGACGGTCGCGCCGGGCGTGACGCCGGTGATGCGCAGAGTGTTGCTCACACCGGCGATGCCAGGTGAGGGCGCTTCGAGCGTGAACGTCCAGTTGACGGGGGTGAGGAGGAAGGCGTGGCCAACGCCAAAGCCGCTGTCGGCGCCGCGCTTGCCGTGCCCGACCATTTGCGCTGAGTCGTTGAGGTCATCGACGGTTTCGATTCTTCGCCAGAGCGACTGGGGAGGAAGAAGATCCTGCACTTCGGTGTAGGGGGCCTGAGCACTGGGCCAGAAGACGTAGATGTTGTTACCGCCGGGGCTGCGCTGCACATGGCCGACGATGTGGCCAGCGTTATTGACATGAAAGGGCTCGATGTTGTATCGATCATTCGGCCGCAGACGGAGCGTCTGCGGGATGCCGTTGTTCCAGAGAACCGCCTTCCGTTCAAAGTCGGCGGACCCGACGATCTGTCCTTGGTCGTTCATCCCTTGCGCGTTAGTGGTTTCGCCGTCGGCCCACTCTAATTCCTCCATGTCGCCATTCCGCCACAGAAATGCTCTGCTCACGTCGCCGCTTGATAGACCGACAATCTCGCCGACTTCGTTGATATCGTTCGCAGTTGAGCGATCATGCCCCGGCAACGGCAGCACGCCGAGACTGATCATCTGCCCGTCTTTCCACAAGATGGCTCGCCGGAGCTCATTGACCAACGGATCGTTAGCGTCGCCGGCCACTTCTCCGGCGTCGTTGATCGCCCACGCCTTTGAATAATGGGTTTGCCACGTGTCGAGATCTCTTACGCGGCCCTGAGCGTCCCAGAGCGTCGCGGTCACCAAGCGGCCGTTGGTAAGGTACGTCTCGCCGGCGACTTCGTCGAGGTCGTTGATCGCCCGGCCGAGAGCGTCGCGGCCCTCTGCCAGCAGCGGCAATTCCGTCATTGCGCCGTCCCGGTAGATGTACGCGCGGTGGGTGGCATTGTTCGAGAGATAGGCGCCTCCCGTAACATGTCCGACCGAATTGATGCCACGTGCGCTGGTGAATTCCCCTCCCAACCCCGGAATCGTCACGATGGCGAATCGCGGCGGGTTCGAGTCAGGTGACGTCTGCACGCAGAGCGCTGCGCCGAATGCCGCTGTCAAGATTGAATGAAGCATCGGAACCTCCTGCCCCTGCTCTCAGCACGTTCCAGAATGCCCTTGCCTCCCGTCAGGAAGGCGCGGGCAGATCGTTCACGGCCCGCAATCGACTGGTGCGCTTGTTTGGCATGCTTTGGGATGTCGCCTGGACTTGCTTGAATCCCCCTCGAACCAGAACCAGATCCACCCGCGGGCAACGACTCCCCGACCCGGGCGGCAGCAAAGGCACAATACAACCTAACCGATCTTGCGGGCAGGTGCAAGAGCAATTGGGAAAAATGGATGGAATTGAGGGCGCTTCGCGGGCGCAAGTCCGTCATTCCGGCAAGTCCGAGCCGGTGACCGGTCAGTTCGGATAGCGGCCGAAGACGAGGGTGACGTTGTGGCCGCCGAAGCCGAAGCTGTTGTTGAGGGCGTAGCGGATGGTGCCCTTGCGCTCGTGGTTGGGCACGAAGTCGAGATCGAAATCGGGGTGGTCGAGGTTGGCCGTGGGCGGGATGACCTGCTCGGCGATGGTGCGGACGACGGCCATACTCTCGATGCCGCCCGAGGCGCCCAGGGTGTGTCCGGTGACGCCCTTGGTGGAACTGATGGCGAGCTTTTTCGCGTGCTCGCCGAACACGCTCTTGATGGCCATGACCTCGGCGGCGTCGCCCAGTGGCGTGGAGGTGCCGTGCGCGTTGATGTAATCGATCTGCTCGGGCTTGAGGCCGGCGTCTTTGAGGGCGAGCACCATGCAGCGGGCGGCGCCGATGCCTTCGGGATCGGGCGCGGTGATGTGGCCGGCGTCGCCGGATGAGCCGAAGCCGAGCAGTTCGCAGTAGATCCGGGCGCCGCGTTTTTTGGCGTGCTCGAGTTCTTCGATGACGAGAATCCCGGCGCCCTCTGCGAGGACGAAGCCGTCGCGATCATGATCGAAGGGGCGCGACGCGTGGTTGGGATCGTCGTTGCGGGTGGAGAGCGCCCGCATGACCATGAAGCCGGCCATGCACAGCGGCGTCATTGCGGCCTCGGCGCCGCCGGTGACCATGACGTCGGCATCGCCGTCCTGGATGAGTTGAAAAGCATCGCCGATGGCGTTGGCGGCCGAGGCGCAGGCCGTGGCGGGCGCGCTGTTGGGCCCCTTGAGGCCGTAGCGGATGGAGACGTTGCCCGAACAGGCGTTGACCATGAGGCGAGGCACGAGAAAGGGCGTGACGCGATCAGGCCCCTTGACGTGCATCTTCTCGATGTATTCTTCGATGGTGTTGACGCCGCCGACGCCCGAGCCGATGACCACGCCGCAGCGGAACGGATCCTCTTTGGAGAAGTCGATGCCGCAGTCCTGCACGGCTTCGACGGCGGCGTAGAGGCCGAGCATGGTGAATCGGTCGAGGCGTTTGAGTTCGCCGCGTTCGAGGCGGTCGGTGCCATCCCAGTCGACGACTTCGCCGCCGAACTTGACGGCCCAGCGCTCGCCCTGGAATCGTTCGATGGGGCGCATGGCGGGCCGGGCCTGGCGCATGGCTTGCCAGATGTCCAGACTGTTGTGCCCGACGTTACAGATCGCCCCCAGTCCGGTGACG
This sequence is a window from Phycisphaerales bacterium. Protein-coding genes within it:
- the fabF gene encoding beta-ketoacyl-ACP synthase II, whose translation is MSTQPSRRVVVTGLGAICNVGHNSLDIWQAMRQARPAMRPIERFQGERWAVKFGGEVVDWDGTDRLERGELKRLDRFTMLGLYAAVEAVQDCGIDFSKEDPFRCGVVIGSGVGGVNTIEEYIEKMHVKGPDRVTPFLVPRLMVNACSGNVSIRYGLKGPNSAPATACASAANAIGDAFQLIQDGDADVMVTGGAEAAMTPLCMAGFMVMRALSTRNDDPNHASRPFDHDRDGFVLAEGAGILVIEELEHAKKRGARIYCELLGFGSSGDAGHITAPDPEGIGAARCMVLALKDAGLKPEQIDYINAHGTSTPLGDAAEVMAIKSVFGEHAKKLAISSTKGVTGHTLGASGGIESMAVVRTIAEQVIPPTANLDHPDFDLDFVPNHERKGTIRYALNNSFGFGGHNVTLVFGRYPN
- a CDS encoding PDZ domain-containing protein, which encodes MRDQLHAVIRRIMLRAAAALAMAGACSASARQEPPPGPPAQAPASPLDAEAIARLHEQAIEKYESGETEDALALWLEILQAEPRDTQALYNSACAVTKLGYKDEAFQLLDRAVQFGFVNFEHLKHDADLAPLRDDPRYAALIDSVEKRYGEAAQYMEQWSRQVLGADAIVERDDDLRLVLATNLDRETFEHMRKTISGQFRMQIDTIFDGPPNSYVLVMVPTPEKADEMIGSVRVAGFYDHDTRRLVLRDIGPSLRHELTHVLHHAQMDRLSQDHPMWIQEGLASMFEMYDTDESGHYRVLDNTRINIAINLKRSAALTKWRDFFAQEDRKFNRIRAGAKYAEARAIFQYLAEQGLFEKWYRLYLSTCSEDRSGALAFERLFDKPLDEIELDYRLWLGGKEKIPEEVRWGQPSIGVWLADQAANDGVLVLDVNPGGAALQAGIRAGDVITAINQRPMYAVEEIVADILKRGDGEEVTLRLRRGRAYRDVKVTLRPIREGRATRDLIEPGPAA